CTAGCCGCCATCGTCGTGGCGGCCTTCACGGCCGCTCTGTCTGTGGTATTCCCGAGGCTGGCCCCCATCGCTGTGAGGATAGGCGTCGTGGCTCTCATAATAATAGCAGGTTTTTGGGTGTATGAGTACCTAACTACGAGGCCTCCCCGGCTCGCGGGCAGGATCTTGGCTTTGTTGAGGAGCAGGGGCCCCATGACTCTGAGGGAGATTGTCCTCGAGGCGGGGGCCGACTACCAGGAGGTCGAGGAGGCTTTGAGATACCTCCTGGAGCGGGGCGTCGTGCGTAGGTATCTTAGAGACAACGTGGAGTACTACGACATATAGCGGGCGCCTTTTACTGAGGGGCAGGGGCGTTGTATATTTATATCTCCGGGCTCTCCCCCCTCTGTGAAGGGGTGGGTTAAGGACCTGCTGTGGTTTGTGGGGATTGTGGCCGCCCTCCTTGTGTACTCAGCCGCCACAGGAGTCACCTGGCCCATCGCTGTGGTGTCGTCCTACTCCATGGAGCCCACGCTGAGGGTGGGCGACTTCGTCTTCCTCGCGGGGGCCACCTGCAAGTCGGTGGAGCCTGGGGACATTGTGGTGTACGTGGCTAGGAACCCCATGTGGCAAGGTAGCTGGATTATACACAGAGTTTATCAAAAAGTCGACGTGGGAGGTTGCGGCCTCGTGACGTGGGGGGACAACAACAACTTCCCCGACCAAGCCGCCGCCGGGGAGCCCCCCGGTCTCTACAAACATCATTGGCAGAGTGGCGGTGGTTGTGCCGTACGTGGGGCTGTTCCCCCTGGTGGTTAGGCCCCAGGGGGTTGGGGGAGCGGCGATGGCGACGTGGATTGGCAGGTTGCTCGTCTTCGGGGCGGCCACCTACGCCTTTTACTACTACTTCAAGTCGGCTGAGGCGGCGCCTAGGAGGAAGAAGAGGCGTAAAGCTTTATAAGGGTCGATATATCGGGTGTCTGTGAGCGCCATAGTGGCGGAGGGGCTGGTGAAGAGGTACGGCGACGTCACGGCGCTTGACGGGGTGTCTTTCGAGGTGGTTAGGGGGGAGGTGTTCGGCCTCCTTGGGCCGAACGGCGCTGGTAAGACCACGACGATTAAGATCTTGACGGGGCTCACGAAGCCGACCGCGGGGAGGGCGTATGTGGCTGGCTTCGACGTGGTGAGGGAGGCTGCTGAGGTTAAGAAGAGGGTTGGGTGGGTCGCCTCCGAGGTGATTGTAGACGACGAGCTAACAGCCTGGGAGAACTTGGAGATTCAGGCTAGGCTGGTGGGGGTCGGGGGGTGGAGGGAGAGGGCTGCCGAGCTTTTGAAGTACTTCGGACTCCTCGAGGCGGCGGGGAGGCCTGTGGGGAAGTTCTCCACCGGCATGAGGAAGAGGCTGGAGGTGGCCATGGCCCTTCTCCACGGGCCGGAGGTTCTCTTTATGGACGAGCCGACGGTGGGGCTTGATGTGGGGGCGAGGGTTGGGCTTTGGGAGGTGGTTAGGCAGATTAATAGGGACTTCGGCGTGACGGTGCTCCTCACTACGCACTACATGGAGGAGGCGGAGGAGCTGTGCCGCAGAGTAGCCATTATCAACAGAGGGAGGGTCGTGGCGGTTGGGTCACCGGACGAGCTCAAGGCGAGGTACGGGGTCGACGTCGTGGAGCTGGAGGTGGAGGGTCCCGTGGACGCGGCGGCGCTATCGGCCTTTGGAGAGGTGGCGATTAGAGACGGCGTTGTCGTCGTGAAGACTCACGGAGCCGAGGAGAAGCTGGCGGAGATCGTCAAGGCGGTGAGCGGCGTGAAGAGCGTGAGGGTGAAGAAGGCTAGCCTCGACACCGTGTTTATAAACCTGACGGGGGCCTCTATAGAGGGGGAGCAAGTGGACGTCCGTAAGCTGTATATGAGGGTTAGGTGGGCGAGGCGATGATTGCCCAGACGTACGCCCTGTACAAGAGGGAGGTGCTTAAGCTCTTCAGGAGTAGGTACATGTGGCTGATGCTGGTGGCCCAGCCCCTTATGTGGATTGTCTTCTTCGGCAATAGCCTCGCCGGCCTGCCCCGGGGCTTCTTGGCGCAGTACTTCGGCGTTGAGAACTACCTAGCCTACATCCTCCCCGGCATGATCTCCATCTCCATGATGACCACAGGGATGTTCGCCTCCATGAGCCTAGTCTTCGACAAGAGGGTGGGGTACCTGAAGCGGGTGTTGACCACGCCTACGCCTAAGTCCGCCGTTTTGCTCGCCAAGGCCGCCGGCGCCATGACGAGGGGTCTGCTCATGGTCCCCATAATCCTAGCCGCCGGCGCCGCCCTAGGCGTTGGCTACAGGGTAAACCCGGCCTCTCTGGCGGCGTGGCTCCTCGCCCTTGTGCTGGCCGGCGTGGGGTTCGCCTCTCTATTCACCCTCTTCACAGTAAACACCGCAGACGTCCACGCCCCCGGCGTCATCAGCAACTTCATAACCATGCCCCTCATGTTCACCTCCACAGCCCTATTCCCCCGTGAATTTTTCCCACAGTGGCTCAAGGCGATAAGCGAGGTTAATCCCCTCACATACGTCACCGAGCTGGGGAGAGACGCCCTTGTATACGGCGCACCCCCGGATCCATCAGCTCTGCTCTACACAGCGATTTTCGCCGCGGCGACCCTGTCGATGGGGGTGGCCGCGGTTGAGGCGAAGCTCACGGCGGACTAGGTGTTTAAAACTCCACATCGCCGACCCCCACATGCCTCTCAAGATTCGGGAGTTGCCGGAGGGCGTGATAGTCCCCGTGCCGGGGACGGAGGTCTTCGCCGTGAGGAGGGGAAACGAGGTACATGTCTACAGAGACGAGTGCCCACATGCGTACTGCAACTTCACCACCTCGGGCCTGGTGGAGGGGGACTACCTCATATGCACCTGCCACTGGTGTAGATTCGACTTGAGGACGGTGGCCTCGCTGACGCCGGAGCTCACAGCCGAGCCGCTGAAGAAGTTGCGCTACAGAATCGAGGGCGACGAGCTGGTCGCCGAGTTCTAGCGCCGCTCCCGGGCCTACCTAATTTTTACCCAGTAGCTCTCGGCGTCTCTAACAACGACGCTACGCCTCCGGGCCTCTTGAAACTCCTCTGGGGTGTAGGGGAGCACCTCCACCCACTTCTCCAAGCCCAGCCTCAGCCATACCTTCGCCACGGCGTCCAGCCTGTCTAGCCACCTCAAACCTGCGAAGTCCGGCGAGACGACTATTAAATCCACGTCGCTCTCCTCTAGCCAGTCCCCCCTGGCGTAGGAGCCGAAGAGGTAGGCCTCAGCCACCCTAAAGCCGGCCTCCTCCAGCGCCTCGATAAGCCTATTTACAGTCTCTAGTATCTCCGGGGGTGCCTTCATACCCCAGACTCCTGAGAACCCCCTCGACCAGGGTCAATACCTCGCCGGCAGTTTCGAGAGAGCGCTCGGCGTCTCGCCTAGTTACCACCTCGTAGGGTTGCCCCGCGGCGGCGTCTGGGTACCTAGACACTATGTAGAACTTGTTCAACTCAGCGACGCCCTCCTCAAGAGAGGGGCTCAGCTCCACGCCCCTCCCCCGCCTCAGCTCCCGGTAGAGCTCCGTGAGGACGTAGGTCTTGGGGGGCTCCCGCCTGAGGGCAACTAAGTAGAGGCTCTTCAGCGCCTTCTCCACGGCTTGGTGGCAGTGGAAGGCGGCGGCGCTCCACCTCCTGGCTTCGAATAGGAGCCTCGCGGTGCAGTAGTCGTACCACGCCTCCCGAATCCAGTAGGCCGCCTCGCGCCTCACGCCTCTACCGCGCCTCTTCTTTTTAACGTTTATATTGTACAAACGGGGTGGTGCCATGGTCACGGTGAAGAAATACACCCTGCCAGAGCTACCCTACGCCTACAACGCCCTTGAGCCCTACATAGCCGAGGAGAT
The sequence above is drawn from the Pyrobaculum ferrireducens genome and encodes:
- a CDS encoding signal peptidase I, with the translated sequence MKGWVKDLLWFVGIVAALLVYSAATGVTWPIAVVSSYSMEPTLRVGDFVFLAGATCKSVEPGDIVVYVARNPMWQGSWIIHRVYQKVDVGGCGLVTWGDNNNFPDQAAAGEPPGLYKHHWQSGGGCAVRGAVPPGG
- a CDS encoding ATP-binding cassette domain-containing protein, which encodes MSAIVAEGLVKRYGDVTALDGVSFEVVRGEVFGLLGPNGAGKTTTIKILTGLTKPTAGRAYVAGFDVVREAAEVKKRVGWVASEVIVDDELTAWENLEIQARLVGVGGWRERAAELLKYFGLLEAAGRPVGKFSTGMRKRLEVAMALLHGPEVLFMDEPTVGLDVGARVGLWEVVRQINRDFGVTVLLTTHYMEEAEELCRRVAIINRGRVVAVGSPDELKARYGVDVVELEVEGPVDAAALSAFGEVAIRDGVVVVKTHGAEEKLAEIVKAVSGVKSVRVKKASLDTVFINLTGASIEGEQVDVRKLYMRVRWARR
- a CDS encoding ABC transporter permease, whose translation is MIAQTYALYKREVLKLFRSRYMWLMLVAQPLMWIVFFGNSLAGLPRGFLAQYFGVENYLAYILPGMISISMMTTGMFASMSLVFDKRVGYLKRVLTTPTPKSAVLLAKAAGAMTRGLLMVPIILAAGAALGVGYRVNPASLAAWLLALVLAGVGFASLFTLFTVNTADVHAPGVISNFITMPLMFTSTALFPREFFPQWLKAISEVNPLTYVTELGRDALVYGAPPDPSALLYTAIFAAATLSMGVAAVEAKLTAD
- a CDS encoding Rieske (2Fe-2S) protein, coding for MPLKIRELPEGVIVPVPGTEVFAVRRGNEVHVYRDECPHAYCNFTTSGLVEGDYLICTCHWCRFDLRTVASLTPELTAEPLKKLRYRIEGDELVAEF
- a CDS encoding nucleotidyltransferase domain-containing protein; protein product: MKAPPEILETVNRLIEALEEAGFRVAEAYLFGSYARGDWLEESDVDLIVVSPDFAGLRWLDRLDAVAKVWLRLGLEKWVEVLPYTPEEFQEARRRSVVVRDAESYWVKIR
- a CDS encoding HEPN domain-containing protein, whose amino-acid sequence is MRREAAYWIREAWYDYCTARLLFEARRWSAAAFHCHQAVEKALKSLYLVALRREPPKTYVLTELYRELRRGRGVELSPSLEEGVAELNKFYIVSRYPDAAAGQPYEVVTRRDAERSLETAGEVLTLVEGVLRSLGYEGTPGDTRDCK